One Lentibacillus cibarius DNA window includes the following coding sequences:
- the tatA gene encoding twin-arginine translocase TatA/TatE family subunit, translated as MANIGVPSLILILVLALIIFGPSKLPEIGQAFGKTLREFKDSAKDVLDDEDNEKKKK; from the coding sequence ATGGCGAACATCGGCGTACCTAGTTTAATACTAATTCTGGTCCTTGCATTAATTATTTTTGGCCCTAGCAAGCTACCGGAAATCGGGCAAGCCTTTGGAAAAACATTACGGGAATTTAAAGATTCAGCAAAAGATGTTCTCGATGATGAAGATAATGAGAAGAAGAAAAAATAA
- a CDS encoding DMSO/selenate family reductase complex A subunit: MSIFEKIKESSVSRRTFLKWSGVSATPIVFGGVATKKYLKPKAVAATQKDDEETIIPTCGTTNCGGRCLIKTHVKDGKIVRITTDDAEEDSLICPQIRACLRGRSYRKFVYNPNRLKYPMKRVGKRGEGKFERISWDEAIDTIYKETKRITDKYGPASRYSTYASGNWGGIASGRTMFKKLMALTGGYLGYHNTYSSAQTSNATPYTYGTGATGSSLDSLVNSKLIILWGHNPAETIFGTSNFYLKRAKEAGAKIYVVDPRYTNSGIGLADEWFPIRPTTDNALMDAMTYVILTEKLHDKDFLDKYCIGHDEDHMPENIPEGESLESYILGKKDGIEKTPEWAEKICGLPANKIRQLARDYAMAKPAALLQGYGPQRHMNGEQIVRGATVLASLTGNVGKNGGWASGQGGFSRTSVASVPQVENPLGITIPCFLWTDAVTHGTEMSADDGVRGLKDGETLPSNIKLIFNLAGNALLNQHGDINETAKILEDESLVEFIVVSDVFMTPSAKFADILLPSNTFFERHDIGLPWGYGDYAILSQKVSENLYESKSDYEWLTLLAEKMGVKDKFTEGKTEKDWARWVVEETKKQDPSFSTWEQMQKNGIHKWKFDKPTIGFEKQISDPENNPFPTPSGKIEIFSKDLWDMDNHEEIPAIPKHIAVGEGPESELTKKYPLQMIGWHYKRRCHSIHDNNPWMEEAGKQEMWVNEMDAQKRNLKDGDIAKVFNDRGVVQIPVKITNKIVPGVVAIPQGAWYTPNKDGIDTRGSINVLTTLKPSPLAKGNPQHTNLVEVEKI; the protein is encoded by the coding sequence ATGAGTATATTTGAAAAAATTAAAGAAAGTTCTGTATCAAGGCGTACTTTTTTAAAATGGTCAGGTGTTTCAGCTACTCCAATTGTATTTGGAGGTGTGGCTACCAAAAAGTATCTTAAGCCAAAAGCGGTAGCTGCTACACAAAAAGACGATGAAGAAACAATTATTCCTACATGTGGAACGACGAATTGTGGTGGGCGTTGTTTAATCAAAACCCATGTTAAAGACGGAAAAATTGTGCGAATTACGACTGATGATGCTGAAGAAGACTCACTTATTTGTCCGCAAATTCGTGCCTGTTTACGTGGCCGTAGCTACCGGAAATTTGTTTATAATCCAAATCGCTTAAAATACCCCATGAAACGTGTTGGTAAACGTGGTGAAGGAAAATTTGAACGAATTAGCTGGGATGAAGCAATTGATACTATTTATAAAGAAACCAAACGCATTACAGACAAATATGGTCCAGCTTCTCGATATAGCACCTATGCCTCTGGTAATTGGGGTGGGATTGCAAGCGGGCGTACCATGTTTAAAAAACTGATGGCATTAACAGGCGGTTACCTTGGTTATCACAACACCTATAGTAGTGCTCAAACATCAAATGCTACGCCATATACCTATGGAACTGGAGCCACAGGTAGTAGTCTTGATTCATTAGTCAACTCAAAGTTAATCATTTTATGGGGGCATAATCCTGCTGAGACTATTTTTGGCACTTCGAATTTTTATTTAAAAAGAGCAAAAGAAGCTGGCGCAAAAATTTATGTTGTCGATCCACGTTATACTAATTCAGGTATTGGTTTGGCGGATGAATGGTTTCCAATCCGGCCAACGACAGACAATGCACTTATGGATGCGATGACATATGTGATTTTAACTGAAAAACTTCACGATAAGGATTTCTTGGATAAATACTGTATTGGTCATGATGAAGACCATATGCCGGAAAATATTCCTGAGGGAGAATCGTTAGAAAGTTATATTTTAGGTAAAAAGGATGGGATTGAGAAAACGCCTGAATGGGCTGAAAAAATATGTGGTCTGCCGGCAAATAAAATCCGTCAACTTGCTCGTGATTATGCCATGGCCAAGCCTGCTGCGCTCTTACAAGGCTATGGACCCCAGCGCCATATGAATGGAGAACAGATAGTTCGTGGTGCGACAGTATTAGCGTCATTAACTGGAAATGTAGGAAAAAATGGGGGATGGGCCTCTGGGCAAGGAGGTTTTAGTCGTACATCCGTTGCTTCGGTTCCACAAGTAGAGAACCCTTTAGGAATTACAATCCCGTGTTTTTTATGGACTGATGCTGTTACTCATGGAACGGAAATGTCCGCAGATGATGGCGTTCGTGGGTTAAAAGATGGTGAAACCTTACCATCAAATATTAAATTAATTTTTAATTTAGCAGGTAATGCATTGCTTAACCAACATGGTGATATTAATGAAACGGCAAAGATTTTAGAAGATGAAAGTCTGGTTGAGTTCATTGTCGTAAGTGATGTTTTCATGACTCCATCCGCAAAATTTGCTGATATTTTACTTCCTTCAAATACTTTTTTTGAACGACACGACATTGGCTTGCCATGGGGTTATGGTGATTATGCAATTCTTTCACAAAAAGTGTCTGAAAACCTATATGAGTCCAAGTCTGATTATGAATGGCTTACTTTGTTGGCAGAAAAAATGGGCGTGAAAGACAAATTTACGGAAGGGAAGACAGAAAAAGATTGGGCACGCTGGGTGGTTGAAGAGACCAAAAAACAGGATCCGAGCTTTTCGACTTGGGAACAAATGCAGAAGAACGGGATTCATAAATGGAAATTTGATAAACCGACGATAGGTTTTGAAAAGCAAATAAGTGATCCAGAAAATAATCCATTCCCGACTCCATCCGGAAAAATAGAAATCTTTTCAAAGGATTTGTGGGACATGGATAATCATGAAGAAATTCCTGCTATACCAAAACATATTGCCGTTGGGGAGGGCCCGGAAAGCGAGTTGACGAAGAAGTATCCACTTCAAATGATTGGTTGGCATTATAAACGGCGCTGTCACTCTATTCATGACAATAATCCATGGATGGAAGAGGCAGGAAAACAAGAGATGTGGGTCAACGAAATGGATGCACAGAAGCGAAACTTAAAAGATGGTGATATTGCTAAAGTATTTAATGATAGAGGCGTGGTACAAATCCCGGTTAAAATAACTAATAAAATTGTTCCAGGCGTTGTGGCTATTCCTCAAGGTGCATGGTATACACCTAACAAAGATGGTATTGATACAAGAGGTTCGATTAATGTATTAACAACACTAAAACCATCACCTTTAGCCAAAGGTAATCCGCAACATACAAATCTTGTAGAAGTAGAAAAAATCTAA
- a CDS encoding dimethyl sulfoxide reductase anchor subunit family protein, giving the protein MNEWPLLIFTIAMQAAIGGIFMLWVYQLRCKDKENLDMFNLFKIPLVIIAGFSLVGLGASFAHLGAPTNAFNTLRHVGSSWMSREILVTGMFIGLTFITAAWAFYRKKVSPWLLLVTALVGFIDVYCMAAIYSNSLISPWNSIHTFMSFYGTTFILGSVLAVALLATALYRQKMELEAKQFTKVALIIAMLGIALQVIGTALLPVTMTEVNMIEASAITELLSGYTGMVTLRWIISILGIALLFFLAVSSYKKSFAALSFIMLLTFVMSEGMSRYVFYVLGS; this is encoded by the coding sequence ATGAATGAATGGCCATTATTAATCTTTACGATAGCTATGCAAGCGGCTATTGGTGGTATTTTTATGTTGTGGGTTTACCAGCTAAGGTGTAAAGATAAAGAAAACTTGGATATGTTTAATCTCTTTAAAATCCCACTAGTCATTATTGCTGGTTTTTCTCTAGTCGGTTTGGGTGCATCCTTTGCCCATTTGGGAGCACCTACAAATGCTTTCAACACGCTAAGACATGTTGGTTCTTCCTGGATGAGTCGCGAAATACTTGTGACAGGAATGTTTATTGGGTTAACTTTTATTACGGCTGCTTGGGCATTTTACCGTAAGAAAGTCTCGCCGTGGCTATTACTTGTTACAGCTTTGGTAGGCTTTATTGATGTATATTGTATGGCAGCTATCTATTCTAATTCCTTGATATCTCCTTGGAATTCGATTCACACGTTCATGTCTTTTTACGGAACAACATTCATATTGGGTTCCGTACTTGCTGTAGCTTTGCTCGCAACTGCCTTATACAGACAGAAAATGGAGTTGGAGGCTAAGCAATTTACAAAAGTTGCATTAATAATAGCTATGCTGGGAATCGCGCTCCAAGTGATTGGTACCGCATTACTGCCAGTGACGATGACAGAGGTGAATATGATTGAAGCATCAGCAATAACGGAACTTTTATCGGGTTATACTGGTATGGTTACCTTGCGATGGATTATTTCCATTTTGGGAATTGCATTGCTCTTCTTTTTGGCTGTATCATCTTATAAGAAGTCCTTTGCCGCACTGTCGTTTATTATGTTGTTGACATTTGTTATGTCCGAGGGCATGAGCCGTTACGTATTCTATGTATTAGGATCCTGA
- a CDS encoding molecular chaperone — MAEHMTEKQDGVLDKDISVFQFRQSMYELLHLLFAQPLLKKDYLEIQQQGNLEPIRSFGEGGELLYKFFTNNNVNNLKDEQQEFYRLFVGPGTLLAPPWESVYRGTDKILHDYPSLEMSQLYDRFGLELIKENIEAEDHLALELEFIIYLIEKGLTDNKFISLFTEGQRLLVLHHFSKWIPDFSRDVVKHTESDLYKGSALLLDEFIRFDSQYLQELD, encoded by the coding sequence ATGGCTGAACATATGACAGAGAAACAAGATGGTGTACTGGATAAGGATATTTCCGTATTTCAATTCAGACAAAGTATGTATGAACTTTTGCATCTGCTATTCGCACAGCCACTATTGAAAAAAGATTATCTTGAAATTCAACAGCAGGGAAATTTAGAACCAATAAGATCCTTTGGTGAAGGGGGAGAATTGCTTTATAAATTTTTCACAAATAATAATGTAAATAATTTGAAAGACGAGCAGCAAGAATTTTACCGGCTTTTTGTTGGCCCGGGCACCTTGTTAGCCCCTCCTTGGGAATCGGTTTATCGAGGAACGGATAAAATTTTACATGATTATCCTTCGCTAGAAATGTCACAACTATATGATAGGTTTGGTCTTGAACTTATAAAAGAAAATATTGAAGCGGAAGACCACTTGGCACTTGAGCTTGAATTTATCATTTATTTAATTGAAAAAGGTTTGACAGATAATAAATTCATTTCTTTGTTTACAGAAGGACAACGGTTATTAGTATTACATCATTTTTCCAAATGGATTCCCGATTTTTCAAGGGATGTTGTAAAACATACAGAATCAGACCTTTATAAAGGATCTGCTCTTTTATTAGATGAATTTATTAGGTTTGATTCACAGTATTTACAAGAACTAGATTAG
- a CDS encoding MFS transporter, which translates to MGRKKVRRRKVSISNKILLLLCGLYFIAYVDRVNIATAAPFIEDDLNLSSSQMGFILSAFAYPYCFLQIAGGWAGDKLGPRKMLSVIGIVVAGTTAITGAISGMWTAMLARIGLGVGEGAAFPTATKAMTKWLPREKWGFGQGATHASSRLGNAITPPLIAAIIVSLGWRSSFFIMALISALWVIVWLWYFRDNPKNHPKITNEELAALPPQADTKEQKEKKVIPWKQLSKRILPITLIDFCYGWALWVYLTWLPSFLYTAYQIDIQKSAIFTAGILFAGVVGDALGGGLSDKIYKKTSNLKFARKSILITGLAGSFIFLLPALFIHNLMLIAISLSLAFFFLELCNANLWAIPMDIAPNHSGTASGMMNTGFGIAGMVSPLLFGFMIDVTGNWQVPFSASIFLLFVGIVVTLLIDPSKKVDLADSDEENIKSTTSI; encoded by the coding sequence ATGGGACGAAAAAAAGTAAGACGGAGAAAAGTAAGTATCAGTAATAAAATTCTGTTACTGTTATGCGGATTATATTTTATCGCATATGTGGATCGTGTTAATATCGCTACGGCTGCACCATTTATTGAAGACGACCTCAATCTTTCCTCATCACAAATGGGTTTCATCTTATCTGCATTTGCGTACCCCTATTGTTTTTTGCAAATTGCCGGCGGATGGGCCGGTGATAAACTTGGACCGCGTAAAATGTTGTCAGTTATAGGAATTGTTGTCGCTGGAACAACGGCAATTACCGGTGCTATTTCAGGAATGTGGACTGCTATGCTTGCACGTATAGGACTCGGTGTTGGGGAAGGGGCTGCCTTTCCAACCGCAACCAAAGCAATGACAAAGTGGCTGCCCAGGGAAAAATGGGGATTCGGGCAGGGTGCTACCCATGCATCTTCTCGACTGGGTAATGCCATTACTCCGCCACTGATTGCTGCAATTATTGTTTCGCTAGGCTGGCGTTCCTCTTTTTTCATTATGGCCCTTATTAGTGCGCTTTGGGTAATTGTGTGGCTTTGGTATTTTCGTGATAATCCAAAGAACCATCCTAAAATAACAAATGAAGAATTAGCAGCATTACCACCTCAGGCTGACACGAAGGAACAAAAAGAGAAAAAAGTTATCCCATGGAAACAATTAAGTAAACGGATTTTACCCATTACGTTGATTGACTTTTGTTATGGATGGGCGTTGTGGGTGTACTTAACGTGGTTGCCGTCATTTTTATATACCGCGTATCAAATAGATATTCAAAAATCAGCCATATTTACAGCTGGAATCCTGTTTGCAGGTGTTGTAGGAGATGCATTGGGCGGCGGTTTATCTGACAAAATTTACAAGAAAACCAGTAATCTTAAATTTGCCCGAAAATCAATTTTAATCACGGGATTGGCGGGCTCGTTTATCTTTCTATTACCCGCTTTATTTATCCACAATTTAATGCTAATCGCCATTTCACTTAGTCTTGCCTTCTTTTTCCTCGAATTGTGTAATGCTAACTTATGGGCTATTCCAATGGACATCGCACCCAATCATTCCGGTACAGCAAGCGGAATGATGAATACCGGATTTGGCATTGCAGGAATGGTTTCACCCCTATTATTCGGGTTTATGATAGATGTAACAGGCAATTGGCAAGTACCTTTTAGTGCTTCAATCTTTCTTTTGTTTGTTGGTATTGTCGTGACACTGTTAATCGATCCTTCGAAAAAAGTAGACCTAGCTGACTCTGATGAAGAGAATATTAAATCGACAACGTCTATATGA
- a CDS encoding NAD(P)H-quinone oxidoreductase yields MEVAGTVVEADSAHSFAVGDRVMGLVNGGGYAEYAVMPASRAMKIPEALSFTEGAAIPEVFLTAYQTLFWIGKLQQKETVLIHAGASGVGTAAIQLAKQLSNAKVIATAGTERKLKFCSELGADVTINYKEQPFDQAVSDATDHQGVDLILDFVGASYWDKNLASIKTDGRWVLIGIMGGSELENVDLMALMTKRIQLTGTLLTPRSDAYKTELSKEFAARVLPYIEQGTIRPVIDSTFPIENVLDAHQHMEANRNIGKIILSMESEANK; encoded by the coding sequence GTGGAAGTTGCCGGCACAGTAGTTGAAGCTGATAGTGCCCATTCTTTTGCTGTCGGGGACCGCGTCATGGGGCTTGTAAACGGAGGCGGTTATGCGGAGTACGCCGTTATGCCTGCTAGCCGTGCGATGAAAATCCCGGAAGCTCTGTCATTTACAGAGGGCGCGGCCATCCCTGAAGTTTTCCTGACAGCCTACCAGACACTATTTTGGATCGGTAAGCTGCAGCAAAAGGAAACCGTCCTGATTCATGCGGGCGCAAGCGGTGTAGGAACTGCTGCCATCCAGCTTGCTAAACAGCTGTCCAATGCAAAGGTTATTGCCACTGCGGGAACAGAAAGGAAACTGAAATTTTGTTCGGAGCTCGGGGCTGACGTAACCATTAATTATAAAGAACAGCCGTTTGACCAAGCCGTTTCGGATGCAACTGACCATCAAGGTGTCGATCTGATCCTTGATTTCGTCGGTGCGTCTTACTGGGACAAAAATCTGGCAAGCATCAAAACGGATGGCCGTTGGGTGCTTATCGGCATCATGGGCGGAAGCGAGTTGGAAAACGTCGATTTAATGGCCCTTATGACCAAACGCATCCAACTGACCGGAACATTGCTCACACCAAGAAGTGATGCGTATAAGACTGAACTGAGCAAGGAATTTGCTGCGCGTGTCCTGCCTTATATTGAACAAGGGACGATACGACCGGTGATTGACAGCACATTTCCGATTGAAAACGTGCTCGATGCCCACCAACATATGGAAGCAAATCGGAATATCGGAAAGATTATTCTGAGTATGGAATCAGAGGCTAATAAATAG
- a CDS encoding DMSO/selenate family reductase complex B subunit: MTQLGFYIDQARCIGCEACVIACKDKNDNPVGVNFRRVYSFEEGSFTEDKNGSFIQNIQSYFLSISCNHCDEPKCVENCPTTAMFKREEDGVVVVDQDKCVGCRYCEWNCPYGAPQYNEELGKMTKCDLCIDLLEKGERPACEGACPVRAIEIGPIDELRAKYGNVSEVKGLPTASITKPNLVINTHKDASE, translated from the coding sequence GTGACTCAGTTAGGCTTTTATATTGATCAGGCACGCTGTATTGGATGTGAAGCATGCGTAATTGCCTGTAAGGATAAGAACGATAACCCGGTAGGTGTGAATTTTAGAAGAGTTTACTCATTTGAAGAAGGGTCGTTTACAGAAGATAAAAATGGAAGTTTTATTCAAAACATTCAATCCTATTTTTTATCAATATCCTGTAATCATTGTGACGAACCAAAGTGTGTGGAAAACTGTCCAACCACTGCTATGTTTAAACGGGAAGAGGACGGCGTGGTTGTGGTTGATCAGGACAAATGCGTAGGTTGCAGATATTGTGAGTGGAACTGTCCATACGGTGCTCCCCAATATAATGAAGAATTGGGGAAAATGACGAAATGTGATTTGTGTATAGATTTATTGGAAAAAGGGGAGAGGCCAGCTTGTGAGGGGGCCTGCCCAGTAAGAGCTATTGAAATTGGTCCTATTGATGAATTGCGAGCAAAATATGGAAATGTAAGTGAGGTAAAGGGTTTGCCTACAGCCTCAATTACTAAGCCAAATCTTGTAATAAATACACATAAGGATGCTAGTGAATAA
- a CDS encoding DUF4870 domain-containing protein, protein MVSKDEKIIVLGGYVLAFFFPIPLLNIVAIQVYRIIFREHTTFVDQHLRGIINFLITFQLYIISTVLLLFIVSKIPRDFWLSILPDVLVIYGGLAFIVLVLLFILSSAIWVLVMVIGVIKTIMGKAYNFPLTFRFIK, encoded by the coding sequence TTGGTTTCAAAAGATGAAAAAATCATTGTATTAGGCGGATATGTTTTGGCGTTTTTCTTTCCCATCCCATTATTAAATATTGTCGCAATACAAGTCTATAGGATTATTTTTCGGGAACATACAACTTTTGTTGACCAACACTTAAGAGGGATAATAAATTTTCTCATTACTTTTCAGTTGTACATTATATCCACAGTCTTACTCCTATTCATCGTATCTAAAATACCTAGAGATTTCTGGCTTTCTATTCTTCCAGATGTTTTAGTCATTTATGGTGGATTAGCATTCATTGTGTTGGTGTTATTGTTCATTTTATCAAGTGCCATTTGGGTTTTGGTTATGGTCATCGGTGTGATAAAAACAATCATGGGCAAAGCTTATAACTTCCCTTTAACATTTAGATTTATCAAGTAA